From a single Sediminibacterium sp. KACHI17 genomic region:
- the scpB gene encoding SMC-Scp complex subunit ScpB: MEISQIIPHIEVLIFASEKPLTSLDIVELINNTFGFLEERVTLDQVEAAIQGICEKYQSEFYPFEVRESGGGWQFLTKKDYHKTIAQLNGDKFLKRLSNAALETLAIIAYKQPITKGEIESIRGVNSDYSIQKLLEKELILISGRNEQMPGKPLVYATSKNFMDYFGINSPEDLPKIKEVLAEQIVEGTVIRPEDFTDQPVADVVAEDAPTEEAIIDGDTSLLTVNEDGELIIQGEEEPTENNEPSDSDSEGSTDEENPSDENQQ; the protein is encoded by the coding sequence ATGGAGATAAGCCAAATCATACCACACATTGAAGTGTTGATCTTTGCCAGTGAGAAACCGCTCACTTCTTTGGATATCGTTGAACTCATCAACAATACATTTGGTTTTCTGGAAGAGCGCGTAACGCTTGACCAAGTGGAAGCTGCGATACAAGGTATCTGTGAAAAATATCAATCTGAGTTTTATCCTTTTGAGGTACGTGAAAGTGGTGGTGGATGGCAATTCCTGACCAAAAAAGATTATCACAAGACCATTGCACAATTGAATGGCGATAAATTCCTCAAGCGCTTATCCAATGCGGCGCTGGAAACACTGGCCATCATTGCTTATAAACAGCCTATCACCAAAGGTGAGATCGAGTCTATCCGTGGTGTAAACAGTGATTACAGCATCCAGAAACTTCTGGAAAAAGAATTGATCCTCATTAGTGGCCGTAATGAACAAATGCCGGGAAAACCACTGGTATACGCTACTTCTAAAAACTTCATGGACTACTTTGGCATCAATTCTCCGGAAGACCTACCAAAGATCAAAGAAGTATTGGCGGAACAGATCGTTGAAGGAACGGTCATCCGTCCGGAAGACTTTACAGATCAGCCTGTAGCTGATGTTGTTGCAGAAGATGCCCCTACTGAAGAGGCGATCATTGATGGCGATACCTCTCTTTTGACCGTTAATGAAGATGGAGAACTCATCATCCAAGGTGAAGAAGAGCCTACCGAAAACAATGAGCCTTCCGATTCAGATAGCGAAGGTTCTACCGATGAAGAAAACCCTTCTGACGAAAATCAACAATAA
- the lysA gene encoding diaminopimelate decarboxylase produces the protein MSSFLSNEQLRNIAAEYGTPLYVYNADRITEQFQQLKQAFNSEKVSFFYACKALTNVSILKHIKSIGCKVDCSSINEAKLAVHAGFPSSDILYTSNGIAFDEIEEAVSLGININIDSLSNLEKFGKKYGHNYPVGIRLRPNIMAGGNLKISTGHDTSKFGIPIEQLSDIVRIMQQYQIHIAGLHVHTGSEIKDVAVFMKVTDVFFDLVPHFPELQFLDLGGGFKVPYQDQEEGTDIQALAKEILAFEEKIEQTYQRSFQVWFEPGKFLVSEAGYLLTSVNVLKETTATTFAGVNSGFNHLIRPMFYEAYHRIRNISNEKGEIKNYTITGNICETDTFAWERPMHEIREGDLLVFDNAGAYGFEMASNFNSRYRPAEVLVKEGKSYLIRKREVFEDLLRNLVEPF, from the coding sequence ATGTCATCTTTTTTATCCAACGAGCAATTAAGAAATATTGCTGCTGAATACGGTACGCCATTGTATGTGTATAATGCAGATCGTATCACCGAACAATTTCAACAACTAAAGCAGGCTTTTAACAGTGAGAAGGTCAGTTTCTTTTATGCCTGTAAAGCACTGACCAATGTTAGTATTTTGAAACATATCAAGTCTATTGGTTGTAAGGTAGACTGTAGCTCTATTAACGAAGCGAAATTAGCAGTACATGCTGGCTTTCCATCTTCCGATATTTTGTATACCAGTAATGGCATTGCATTTGATGAAATCGAAGAAGCTGTTTCACTGGGTATCAACATCAATATTGATAGCTTATCAAACCTGGAAAAGTTTGGAAAAAAATATGGTCATAATTATCCGGTAGGCATTCGTCTTCGTCCGAATATCATGGCAGGAGGTAACTTAAAGATCTCTACAGGTCATGATACCAGCAAATTTGGGATACCGATCGAACAGTTATCAGATATCGTTCGCATCATGCAACAATATCAAATTCATATTGCCGGATTACATGTACACACGGGGAGTGAGATCAAAGATGTGGCGGTATTCATGAAAGTGACCGATGTGTTTTTTGATCTGGTACCACATTTCCCTGAATTACAATTCCTCGATCTGGGTGGTGGATTCAAAGTGCCTTATCAGGATCAAGAAGAGGGAACTGATATACAAGCACTGGCAAAAGAGATCTTGGCATTTGAAGAGAAAATTGAACAAACCTATCAGCGCTCGTTTCAGGTATGGTTCGAGCCCGGTAAATTTTTGGTAAGCGAAGCAGGATATCTGCTTACATCGGTGAATGTTTTAAAAGAAACCACCGCCACAACTTTTGCGGGTGTGAACAGTGGATTCAATCATTTGATCAGACCGATGTTTTATGAAGCCTACCACCGGATCCGAAACATCAGTAATGAGAAGGGTGAGATAAAAAACTATACCATCACCGGTAATATCTGTGAAACAGACACATTTGCGTGGGAACGTCCGATGCATGAGATCAGAGAAGGAGATCTACTGGTGTTTGATAATGCAGGCGCTTATGGATTTGAAATGGCGAGTAATTTCAATTCGCGATATCGTCCTGCAGAGGTTTTGGTAAAAGAAGGCAAATCCTATCTCATACGCAAAAGAGAAGTTTTTGAGGATTTATTAAGGAATCTAGTAGAGCCATTCTAA
- a CDS encoding ATP-binding cassette domain-containing protein, producing the protein MIEIKNIKKIFGERTILEDISAVMEAGKCNLIIGTSGSGKTVLTKCMVGLFRPEIGEILYDGTDMLLMNNDERKLLRQQIGMLFQGTALFDSMTVEQNVLFPLDMFTNWSVAEKKKRVNEVLDRVNLKDAHKRYPSEISGGMKKRVGIARAIVLNPKYLFCDEPNSGLDPQTSMVIDRLIKEITEEYNITTIVVTHDMNSVMEIGDHIVYLHQGRKQWEGSNKDIIFSKDELLNKFIFASEFLQDAKEMRMMEAKAANGKNGQ; encoded by the coding sequence ATGATCGAGATCAAAAACATAAAGAAGATTTTTGGAGAGCGCACTATCCTTGAAGATATCAGTGCAGTGATGGAAGCTGGAAAGTGTAACCTGATCATCGGTACCAGTGGCAGTGGTAAAACCGTACTCACCAAATGTATGGTTGGATTGTTTCGTCCTGAAATTGGCGAGATCCTTTATGATGGAACAGATATGCTGTTGATGAATAATGATGAAAGAAAATTATTGCGTCAGCAAATTGGCATGCTGTTTCAGGGTACTGCTTTATTCGATTCAATGACCGTTGAGCAGAATGTTTTGTTTCCGCTAGATATGTTTACCAATTGGTCTGTAGCAGAGAAAAAGAAAAGAGTGAACGAGGTGTTGGATCGTGTGAACCTGAAAGATGCCCATAAGCGATATCCTTCCGAGATCAGTGGAGGAATGAAAAAAAGAGTTGGTATCGCCCGTGCGATTGTACTCAACCCTAAATATCTGTTCTGCGATGAACCCAATTCAGGGTTGGATCCACAAACATCTATGGTGATCGATCGTTTGATCAAAGAGATCACAGAGGAATACAATATCACGACCATTGTTGTAACACATGATATGAATAGTGTAATGGAGATTGGTGACCATATTGTTTATTTACATCAGGGAAGAAAACAATGGGAAGGATCTAACAAAGACATCATTTTCAGTAAAGATGAGTTACTCAATAAATTCATCTTTGCATCCGAATTCTTACAAGATGCAAAAGAAATGCGGATGATGGAGGCAAAAGCAGCAAATGGTAAAAACGGTCAATGA